A stretch of the Solanum dulcamara chromosome 6, daSolDulc1.2, whole genome shotgun sequence genome encodes the following:
- the LOC129893357 gene encoding uncharacterized protein LOC129893357 codes for MAEAIMTIDEHTNSSSSATKKLKQKRVPQRGLGVAQLEKIRLEEQHIKDEILPPNSIVSSKDSTFRPLKPTTVLKKCDFRLNSSTPFLDNLSPNALQSPKQVNVSEGYDDDCSKLCSGKYSSEEDHDEKLYHNGVVFQPPIFSLPHFQQPVCSSSMVNISSGISSSSVRNFQMEPPSNQSYHGYNYLPLWPEEVKRVGIKRPYPFPPEFPIVPAFHCKFPPRYDAPMCTMNSDSRTFLKREVPLKSRTLPDAKPRNVVRQNRALNGDFLTLAPPTAVVAGNQQAFPYSAPQNIELFKFETVPFQEVAEEPSTRSGLNRSVQQHVFRFFPHPNVQISQPGNTHSEVGGKVDLNLKL; via the exons atgGCTGAAGCAATAATGACAATAGATGAACATaccaatagtagtagtagtgccACTAAAAAGTTGAAGCAAAAAAGAGTTCCACAAAGAGGACTAGGTGTTGCTCAACTTGAGAAGATAAGATTGGAGGAACAACAcataaaagatgaaattttgCCACCAAATTCAATTGTTTCATCAAAAGATTCAACTTTTAGGCCTTTAAAACCAACAACAGTCTTGAAAAAATGTGACTTTAGACTAAATTCATCAACCCCATTTCTTGATAATTTGAGTCCAAATGCATTACAATCTCCAAAACAAGTGAATGTGAGTGAAG GGTATGATGATGATTGCTCTAAATTGTGTAGTGGAAAGTATAGTTCTGAGGAAGATCATGATGAGAAGTTGTACCACAATGGTGTTGTTTTTCAGCCCCCTATTTTCTCCTTGCCACATTTTCAGCAACCTGTTTGTTCTTCATCAATG GTGAATATCTCATCAGGGATTTCATCATCATCTGTAAGAAATTTTCAGATGGAGCCCCCTTCAAACCAAAGTTACCATGGCTATAATTATTTACCTCTATGGCCTGAAGAAGTGAAG AGGGTTGGCATAAAAAGACCATATCCATTCCCTCCAGAGTTCCCAATTGTTCCTGCATTTCACTGCAAATTTCCTCCGCGCTATGATGCCCCCATGTGCACAATGAATTCAGACTCGAGAACATTTCTTAAAAG GGAAGttcctttaaaatcaagaaCTCTGCCAGATGCAAAACCAAGGAATGTTGTTAGACAAAATAGAGCTCTCAATGGAGATTTTCTCACATTGGCTCCTCCTACAGCTGTTGTTGCAGGAAATCAGCAAGCTTTTCCTTATTCAGCCCCTCAGAACATCGAGTTATTTAAATTCGAGACTGTACCTTTTCAA GAAGTTGCTGAAGAACCTAGCACTAGGTCAGGCTTAAACAGATCAGTTCAACAACACGTTTTCAGATTCTTCCCACATCCAAACGTGCAAATTAGCCAACCAGGAAACACTCACAGTGAAGTAGGAGGAAAAGTTGATCTCAATCTGAAGCTATAG
- the LOC129892115 gene encoding transcription factor TCP4-like translates to MGETSRLGLRNTVGEIVEVQGGHIVRSTGRKDRHSKVCTAKGPRDRRVRLSAHTAIQFYDVQDRLGYDRPSKAVDWLIKKAKPAIDELAELPAWKPTIGSASAAATNTNFEQEQTQKQQQDNNFAYQQGHAGLFDDNVPGPSSKRAMESNTASFLPPSLESDAIADTIKSFFPMGSSTSANSSAMQFHSFQEPHLLSRTNSQNQDLSLSLQFQDPILLHHQNQQAQHHNQTNHREQEQVQVQAPAHYTGNTPLGFDTSGWSMHQRLSSWSDSRDTAPGGSGGAVTEPGGYLFNSPPAPVLLQPLFGQNQFFSQRGPLQSSNTSSVRAWMDPSAIAIASGDPSHHHQAVLPMYPSTIPGYGFASEVGGFSGFRIPARIQGEEEEHDGISDKPSSASSDSRH, encoded by the coding sequence ATGGGAGAAACGTCAAGATTAGGCCTAAGGAACACTGTAGGAGAGATTGTAGAAGTTCAAGGAGGTCACATTGTGAGGTCTACTGGGCGGAAAGACCGCCACAGCAAGGTTTGCACTGCCAAAGGCCCCAGAGACCGCCGTGTGCGTCTCTCTGCTCATACTGCTATTCAGTTTTACGATGTCCAAGACCGCCTTGGCTATGACCGTCCTAGTAAAGCTGTTGATTGGCTCATTAAAAAGGCGAAACCCGCCATTGATGAGCTAGCTGAGTTACCCGCCTGGAAACCCACCATTGGTTCTGCCTCTGCTGCTGCAACTAACACTAATTTTGAACAAGAGCAAACTCAAAAGCAGCAACAAGACAATAACTTTGCATATCAACAAGGACATGCAGGTTTGTTTGATGATAATGTGCCTGGCCCTTCAAGTAAAAGAGCAATGGAAAGTAATACTGCGAGCTTTCTGCCTCCATCTTTAGAATCTGATGCTATTGCTGATACCATTAAATCTTTTTTCCCAATGGGTTCTTCAACCTCAGCTAACTCTTCAGCTATGCAGTTTCACAGCTTCCAAGAACCTCATTTGTTGTCAAGAACCAATAGCCAGAACCAAGATTTGAGTCTCTCTTTACAATTTCAAGATCCTATTTTGCTTCACCACCAAAACCAGCAAGCTCAACACCATAATCAAACCAACCATAGGGAACAAGAGCAAGTGCAGGTTCAAGCACCAGCCCACTATACAGGAAACACCCCACTTGGGTTTGACACCTCAGGCTGGTCTATGCATCAGAGACTTTCTTCTTGGAGTGACAGTAGAGACACTGCCCCTGGTGGAAGTGGTGGGGCAGTCACAGAACCTGGTGGGTACTTGTTCAATTCGCCACCAGCGCCGGTGCTGCTGCAGCCGCTATTCGGCCAAAATCAGTTTTTTTCTCAGAGGGGACCCCTTCAGTCCAGTAACACATCTTCGGTTCGAGCATGGATGGACCCATCAGCGATAGCAATTGCCTCAGGTGATCCAAGTCATCACCATCAAGCTGTATTACCAATGTATCCATCAACAATTCCTGGTTATGGATTTGCCTCTGAAGTAGGCGGATTCTCTGGGTTTCGTATTCCTGCTCGAATCCAAGGTGAAGAAGAGGAGCACGATGGCATTTCCGATAAGCCATCTTCTGCTTCCTCTGATTCTCGCCATTGA